The Streptomyces durmitorensis genome contains the following window.
TGCGGACGGGTCCGTCGATGTCGAGGCCGTGGGGCTGGGTGGCCGTGTCGGGGTCTGCTTCGAGGCGCGGGATCAGGTTGAAGAACGCGAACTGGGCGTCGTGCGGCAGGGAGGCGATGAGGTCGAGGGCGAGGTGGTCGCGCTCGAAGTGCCAGGTCACGCCGCGGAGTGTCCTTGGTGCTGGCGCATGCTCTGCTCCCACTGGTCCCAGGCGGTCCGTGATTCCGGTGTCTCACGGTACTCGTCCGGTAGCTGCCCGTTGTGGGTCTTGGCGTATTCGAGGACGGCGTCCAGGCGGGGGACGACGTCGTCGCGCCAGTGTTCGACGAAGCGCTGCCAGCTGGCGAGAACGTCGGGGAGTTCGGGGAGCGGGGTGAGGTTGGCCTTGCGGAGGAACGTCTGCCGGACCTCGGCGACGGGGATCGCGTGGGCGATCGCGTCGATGGTCCACGGCTGCTCGCTCATCGCTGCCTCCCTGCCGTCGTTCATGGCCTAGGCCACGACGATATCGCTTTGATATCAGCCTCGGTATCGCTCTGCCTGTTCTGGCAGGTCGGTCCGCATCCCGCCTGCCATGTCGTCGTTGCACCGGGCATGACCGATCTTGCTGCCGATCTCCCGACCGCTGTCGACCCGCCGGCCGCGCTCCTCCCCCTGCTGACGCTCCCCGAGGCGCATGACGTGCTCGACGTGCTGGCCGCGGTCGTCAACGGCGGCGAGCCGGATCGGGAGGTCGCGGACCGTCTGCTGTCGAACCTCGCCGCCAGGGTGCCGTCGCGCGACTAGCGGGCGGGGCCACCGGGCGGCAGCCCCGCCTTGGGTGCTGCGGCTATTCGTCCCAGTCGGGCCAGTACGGGGTGCGGCCTTCCGCCTGCCGGTCGACGAGGTGCTGGCCGATGAGGCGGCCGGTGTCGGGTGAGGGCCCGGCCATGCGGCGCTCGAGGCCGTCGTCGTCTTCGTCGTCGAAGAGGGGGGTGCCGGGCAGAAGCTGGTCGTCGTACATGATCGCCTCCTAGAGGGCGTATCGGATGCGGGTCGCAAGGTGCCTGGTGTTGCCGTCGGTCAGGGTGATCGCGCTGATCTCGGGGGTGATGCAGCAGGTGAGGTACCGGATGCCGAGCGGGGGCAGGCCCATGGCGAGGGACCACGCGTCGTCGAGGTTCAGCAGTCGGGCCAGGGCGGCGGTGTCGTCGGGTGTGAGGCGGATGAGGATGTGGCCGTGCTTGCGTTCGACCGTGGTGTTGTCGAGTCCGGCCTGGTGCAGGAGTTCGGCGAGGTCAGTGATCGGGTCTTGGGTTGAGGCCATGTGTCTCCTTTACGGGGCAGGCTGCCCTGCTCGATGGGGCGTATGCCGCGGTTCAGGCCCGGGTGATGCGGAGCCGCAGGGGCCGGATGTCCGTGGGCTGTTCGAGAGTGGGTCGGTAGCCGTGGCTTTTGAGGAGTGCTGCGTATTCCTGCAGGTGTCCTTGGTCGTGGACGACGCGGGCGGTGTAGTTGCTGTCTTGCCGGAGCCGGTAGCCGCTGTGGCCTGCTTGGGTGAGGTGGTAGTCGATTTCGCCGGTCCATACGCGGGAGGTCATGGCTGCTCCTCGGTTGCGGGATCAGTGGCGCCGCCGTGTGGCGGGGCCGTGGGGGCTCTGCCAGGCGGGACGGTCGTCACGTCGCGGCAGGGCCGGGCGGGGACGCTCCGGCGGCTGTACGGGCCCGCCGTTGGTGTCGACCCAGTCGCCGCCCCGCAGGCCGTCAGTGATCCGCTGGAAGGCTTCGGTGAGGGTGCGGAGCGCTTCCATCGCGGCCCGCACTCGGCGTTCCTCCGCTTCCCGGAGCCGCTGGCCGAAGCGGGACCAGGACTGCACGAAGTCATCGGGGAGGGACGCGTCCTGCCCATCGTCGATGGTGAGGTCGACGCCGGTGACGTAACCGATCTCTTCCCAGCCGTCGCCGTCCGCGTCTGTGCCCGCTGGGGCGATCCACAGGCGCGGGCCGGGCTCGGTGGCGGGCCGGCTGCGCATCGCGTCGGGTCCGACCGTCGAGTCGTACAGGGCGTTGTCGATCTGGTTGAGGATGTCGTCGGCGCTGCTCACGGCTGTACCGCTCTCGGTCGGAGGATTGACGGCCATCGACGCCTGCGCCGTCGACTTACGGGCTGCTCCAGCAGCGGGCTGACCTTCCAGGCGAGGGTGCTCCACTGCGGCCAGTACCGGTGTCCGCAGGGATGGAACTCGTAGACGACGATCTCGCTCACGTAGGGAGGTTCGGCGGTCACGTCCACGCATGCCACGCCGCGCAGAATGCAGGCCGGGTGGGGGCACATACCGTCGAGGGGCCATCCGCGGGCCAGGGCGGTGTCGATCAAGTCGGTGCGCTCCGGGGCGAGGAAGCCGTTCGGGCCTAGGCCCGAACGCCAGCGTGTGGGCATCACTCGCCGCCCTTCTCGACGTCCCAGTTGCGGTCGTCGGCTGCGGCTTCGGCGACCGTCGGCCCGTCGTGGGCGACGAGGTGTCGTCCGTCGCCGTGGTGGCGGATGTATTGCGCTGCGGCGTCGACGCCTTCGAAGAGGCGCACGGCGAGGGCGGCGGCGTAGAGGTAGCCGGAGGCCAAGTCGGATTGGGCTTGGGCTTGGCGTAGTTCTTCCTTGTCGCGGGTGGTGGTGTCGACTGCGGCGAGCATCTGCTGCCGGTCGGTTTCGAGGCGGGCGAGGAGCTGGCGGTAGGGGGCGGGCTGGCCGTGGAGCAGTTGGTCGGTGGGTTGTTGCTTGGTCTCGGGTATCGCGGCGAGGGCTGCGTGAACGCCGCGCCAGATCATGGCGTTGCGGGTGACGAGGTCGCCGGGTACATGGTTTGTGCTGGTGAGGTAGGCATACACGGCGTCGTAGGCGGGTTGGCGGGGGTCAGCGCTGGAGTCCTCCCCGTTCGGCAGGGACTCGGGGCGGGGCTCGGTCATGGCTTCTCCTTGGCGGTTGCGGCGGTGGATGGCGATCCCGGCGGCGGTGACGGCGACAGCCGCCCACGCCCAGGCCGCCCAGACGGCGGCGGTCATGGCGGGCGTCACGGGTCGACCTCCAGCACGTATCCGGTACGGCGGGACCGGCCGTCGCGGGTGGTGGCGTCGGCGTGCAGGGCGGTGACGAGGATCTGCCGGAAGCGCTTGCCGGCATGGGCGTCGACGACGTGGGCGCGGGCGTGGCCGGGTATGTAGGACGAGATGCGGATGCGTGGCCCGCCGCGCGGGTCGCAGCTGCGGTAGATCTGGCCGGGCTGGATGGTCATGCGGCCTCCTTGGTCGGTGCGGGGATCAGCCCGCGCTCGCGGGCGACGCGGACGGCTGCGGCCCGGCGTTGGCCGCGAGGCCGCCAGTCGACGCCAAGGCGTTTGTAGGCCTCGGACAGGCGGGAGGAGACTTGCTCGCGGGGCGTGCCGAGTTGAGCGGCAACCTCGGCGAGCGTGGCCCCGCTGGCTGCTGCGGTGAGAACTTCGGCCTGTCGCGGCGTGAGGGGCATTCGAGCCGGGCCTCTGGTCACAGCCACTCCCCCGTGTCGACAATCTCGGCGTGTTCCAGGTCGTAGCCGCTGACCTGCCCGCGCACGTCGGCGGCGACGGTGGGCGGCGGGTTCTCGATCAGGTCCACATCGGAGGGGCCGGACGGCTCGGCAGCCCACCCGGCGGTCACGACGCACCGCCGTTGATCGCGCGGGCGACAGCGAGGGCGCGCTCGATGAAGTCGTTCGGCCACGTGAGGACGGCGGCGTTCGCGGCGGCGGTGTCCAGCCAGTCGGCGAGGGCGAGACCGACCGTGGGGTCCATGGCGGCGATGAACGCGGCGTCGCTCTCGCCGCGCTCTTGGACGCTGCGCTCGACAGCGAACACGTCACGGTCGACGTCAGCGTCACCGACAGGGCCGTATGGCGAGCCGACGATCAGCAGGAAGCAGGAAGGATCGTCGCAGCCTGTCGGGCAGGTGTCGGAGTGCCAGCGGTTCCAGGTCCACGGGGCGGGCGTAGCGTCGGAGGCCAGCTTGCGCAGCTTCTCGGCGGCGGTGCGGAGTTCGTCGGCGGGGCTGGTCATGTCGTCTCCTCAAGCAGGTGGATCTTCCGGTCGTGGCGGGCTTTGTCGCGGAGTGCGTCGGCGATGACGACGGCGGGGATCAACCCGGGATAGCAGCGGCGGAGGATCTGCTTCCCCTCCCCGTTGATCCATTTGCCGTTGGCTTCACGGGTGCGGCGGGTCTCGCGCTGGGATTCGACGATGGCCGTGGCGATGGCGTGCGGGTCGTCGACGACCAGGCCCGTCGCATCCAGGTGGCAGTGGGCGCGCAGGATGTCGACCAGGGCGGCGACCTGCGGGTCGTCGGAGACGGTGACGTGGCGGATCACGGTCACGACGCCGCCTCGTCGTCGGCTTCGGCCCCGCAGCGGCTGCATTCGCTGCCTTCCTCGACGGGCGGGTAGTCGTGCTCCGGCCAGACCTCGCCGTCGCTGTCAACGCAGGTCGTCTCGTCGAGCTCCGGGTAGTACCGCTTGTCGCCTCCGATGGGCGGCAGGTAGTCGGTCATCGTGTGTCCTTCGGGTTGGGGGTGGGCGGCGGCCGGAACCACCGCCCACGGGGCTAGTTGGCGGGCTGGACGGGTTGTCCGCATTCGGCTTCGTGAGCGGCGAGGTCTTCCTCGCGGGTGGCTGGGGCCCGGCGTTCACCGCAGCGGCTGCACTCCCAGACCGGGCAGCCGTTCACGTAGATCGAACGGAAACGGGCGCGGCGGAGAGTGGTCACCGGCCCTCCCCGGCTTGCGGGTAGTCGGCGTAGTGGCCTGCCGGGGCGAAGGCGGGACCGGCGTCTCCGCACGTGCAGCGCGGCTCGACCGGCTGCGTCTTCGCGGCGGCCATGCGGCGGAGCTGCTCCCGCCGCAGCTCGCGATCCCAGGCCGAACGCAGGGCGTCGATCGCCTTGTGGATGGGGCGGGTCGGCTCAACGCCCGCGTCTCGCAGGACATGGTGCAGGGCATACAACTCGCGCAGATCGTTCACACCTCCATCAGCGAACACCCGCGGTGGCACGGCGGCCCGGTCGGCGAGTGCGGGGTCGGCCAGCGCCGTGCGCAGTTCGTCGATGTCGCCGCACACCAGCCGCCCCCACGGGCCCCGATCGGACTCGTCGAGCACGTCCTGGAAACCCTTGGCGTGGGCGGCGAGGCGGTTGACGATCTCGGTGACGCGGTCGCGGAGGTCCCGGTCGGCGGGTGTGGTGCGCAGGGCGGACACAGCGGCGACGGCAATGTTGCGGGGGTCGTCGATGACGAGGCCGCTGTCGGAATGCTGGCAGCGGTCCCAGACGGAAGCGGCCATGGCCTCCATCAGCGGGTCGCCGTCGATCCAGACAGCGGGTGGTGTCTCGGTCACGGTGCTTCTCCTTGATCGGGTCGGTGAGACGATGGGGCGAGCACCGCCCGGATAGCCGCCGGGCGGTGCGCTTGCGTGGTCACGGGGCGGGGGTGCGCAGCTGGTCGAGGGTCTTCACCTCACCGACGGCGAGCGCGGATCGGATCATCCGCAGCGCTTCCTCGGCCGCCAACCGGCCCGAGTCCCACAGGCCGATGACCTGCTCGGCGAGGTCGCGCTTGGCGGCGATGTGCCCGGTCTGCCGCTGCGCGAAGTCGCGGGCCTTACCGGCGTCGTCGGCGTACTGGCGGTGCGCGCCGATCTGATCGTCGACGGCATTCCACACAGCGCTGACGACGTCGCGGGCGAGATCGTCAGCGTGGCTGCTGATCTCGCTCTCGACAGAGTCTTCGAGGCTGCGCCGGAACTGATCGAGTTGCGTGGTCATGTGGTGCTCCTTCGGGTCGGGTTGGGGATCACGGGGCGGGGTGGGTGCGCTCGAGCTGGTCGGCGCGTGCGGCTGCCTGCTCGCGGGTCATGCCGTCCGCCACCTCGGCGTCGATGTGCGCGTGGCAGAGGGCTGGCGCGCACCAGCAGGCGAGGGTTGCGTCCTGGAGCGTGCGGGCCTGCGCGACCAGGTCGGGACGTCGCAGCAGCAGCCGGATGTACGCCGCCACCGCGGCCTCCGGGGAGCCGTAGCGCTTCACCGAGAACGGGTTCGCGAGGGCATGGGCCGGCAAGTCCCAGCCGCCCATGGTCCATCGGCGGCCGACGTAGACGAGGCCCTCGGGCGCACGCTCAAGGCGCGGGCCGTACTCGCGGATGCGGCCCTTGAGGCTGATCACCTGGGTGGTCATCGCTGCACCGCCGCAGCCTTGCGCTCTGTGCAGTCGGCCCACGCGACGACGGCCGGGTATTCGTCGCCCTTCCGTGGCGCATCGGAGCAGCCCTCGCAGATCTCCATCTGCCGCACGTGCGAGCAGGTCGTCTTGCCGGGGATCTCGTCGCCGTCGTCGGTGAAGTACTCCTCGCACTCCCGCTCCAGGCACTCCAACCCGGCGACGTCGACCGTCACCGGCTTGTGCTCGCGCGACTCGGTGGGCTGGAAGGCGCGGGCGTGGCTGCGGTTCACGCAGCGGGACCACGGCACCGCGTCGCCCTGCTCGGCAGAGCACGCTGAGCAGCAGGTTCCGGCGGGAGCGGACAGGCACAGGATGCCGTCGTCGTAGGGCTGGTGCCCCAGCGTCATCCACTCGTCCCAGGCGTCGGTACCACGCTCGGGGATCGGCTTGTGCGGGCAATCGTCGGTCTCGGCGTCCCGGAAGAAGTTGGTGGGCTCGTGGTCGTGGGCCTGGATCATGCGGTGCTCCTTGATTGCGAGTTGGGTTTGTCCGGTTGGTGCAGGTATCGAGGTTCGAGCGGAGCCAAGAGGCGCTGTACGGGCCTCAGAGGCGCCAGGAGGGCGCGGGACGGGGCGAGCGCCACCGGACGGCCCCGAGGCCGCCAGAGACGGACCGAGGGTGCGGGAAACGGCAAGCGCGGCCGACGCGGGCGCGGCGAGCGGCAGGACCGGTCCCTCTGCGGGGCGCGGTTCAACGTGCGCCATCAGGCGGCCTGCCTGAATCCCTCGGACCGCCAGCGCCACACGGTGCGCGGGGTGACGCCGACGATGCGGGCGATCTCCCCGGCAGGTACGCGCCGTTCGGTGAGACCGCGGGCGACCATGACGCGCTCGAGGCGGGTCAGCCCTTCGACGGGACGCTTCTCGCGGACGATGAGCTCGACGTCGTACTCGTCGGCGGTCTTCCAGTGCCGCCACTGCGTCTGGTGCCAGGTGCTCATGCGGCGGTCCCTTCGGCTTCCTGGTAGCGGCGGGCGTGGACGGATCCAGCTGCAAGGGGCCACTTGCCGTCGCGGCAGGGCGCCCCGGGTGTGACCTGGCATTCGGGGCAGCTGGCGATGAGCTCGGCCCAGGCGGCCACGCGCTGCTGGTGCGGCTTGGGCAGGGTCTTGTCGCGGGTGCGCAGGTGGCATTTCTGGTCGGGGCCGGCAGTGCAGCGGGGGCAGGTGATGCCGTACAGGTCCTTGCGCTGGCCGTCGGTCGGCCAGTTGGTGCCGCCTGGCTGGAGCCGGCTGCGTCCGTCGGCTATCTGCTGGCGGAGTGCGGCCTTGAAGTCGCCGGCTTTCCGGGCTTGGCGGGTGGCGGCGACGTCTGCGGCGCTGGGGTGCCAGTCGGTGCTCACGAAGCGGCCTCCTCGTCGGCCGCGTTCTCACCCTCGGCCTGGCGGGCGAGATGGCGGGCCGACGCGGCACGCCTGCGCTCCATCTCCGCCTGCTCCGCCGCCGGATCGGAGGTGTCGCCCGTCCGGGCCGGGTGCGCGGCGCGCTCCTTGCCGCCAGGTGTTCGACAGGGGCGGCCGATGGCGGCACGGCACTTGGGGCACTCGATACCGAGCGGGCCGGGCCGATGGACGGTCGCGGTGTCGCTGTCCTCATCGGGTACGGGCTGGCCGATGGTGGCGAGCACCTTGGCAAGATCGGGGTGGGGGCCGCCCTCGATGGCGGCCTGCTCGGTGGGGGCAGGGCGGCGGCCGTCGGCGGTGGCCTCGAGCTGGCCGCGGAGGCGGGCCAGATAGTGCGGGTCGTCATCGCCCGGCGGGGGCTCGTACACGAAGTTCGCGAGGCGCTCGTTGCGGATCTTGCGGGCGATGCCGATGACATCGGGCGTGGTGACGCGGCGGCGGTCCTCGGGTTCGAGGCCAGCCATCTCGACGGCGTAGAAGCGGGTGAGGGCGGCTTCGGCGTCTTGGCAGCTGACGCCTGCTGCGTTGAGGTCGGAGTGCCAGGCGAGGATGTCGGCGTCGCCAACTATGCGCTGGTCGCGGGCGGCGGCGAGGCCGAGAAGCCGCCCGGCTTCTTCGAAAGTGATCACGAGGTCTCCTGGTTCTGGGCATCGGCGGCGGCCTGGAGGCGACGACCGGCTTCGAGGGCTTGCTGGACGCGCTGGTCTGAGGTGGCGGGGCGCTGGATGCCGGGCTGGAGGCGGACGACGTTGCTTCCCGCCGCGGCGGGAAGCTGCTGCTCGTGGCTCTCCGGCTCGAGGGACTTCCAGCCGCGGATCCACGCGGAAGCGCTGGCTGGAAGGCCCTTCTGCTGGGCGCTGTTGGCCGCGTAGATGGCCATGGCTTCGACGCCGACGCGTTCCATGGCTTGGCGTGCGATCTCGATCTGTGAGGCCTGGAGGTCCCAGCCGACGCCGCGGATCCCTGCGGAGGCGACGGCGGTCTTCAGCTCGGCGAGCGTGTCGTAGCTGCGGTGGGCGTCCGGCTCGCACGCCTGCCCTGCAGCAGCACCAGTAGTTCCGTAGGAACTACTGGGGTAAGGAGCGGCAGCGGCATGGATACCCGTGACGGAAGTGTCACGCCGTGACTCATTGCTCTGACCTGCACTGGAGTCTGAACTTTGAGATTTTTCCAGTGCAATTTCACTGTTTTTCGAAGAACTTTCATCGCGCAATCTCTTCGATTCGTCGGCGTTTTTGCCTCCGTTCTGGTCTCCGCGGCCCTCCTCGCGGTGCTTCGCCTGGCGGTCGCGCGCCTTCTTCTTCTCCGCTTCGTGGCGGGCTCGGGAGGTGTTGCGGCCGTCGTCGAGGAAGTCGTGGAAGACGTAGTCGCCGGGGGCCGGGTCGGGGCATCCGTGGGGACAGTTGTGAGCGTGCTCGTGCCACAGGCCGGCCTTGACGAGCTTGGCCGCCTGGGGCTTGCTGCCGTACAGCCCGGCGACTACGCCGGGAATGATGCCGTCGGTCAAGTGCTGGGCGGCGTAGGCGCCGCAGCGCAGCCAGAGCCCGATCGCGGCGTTCCCGGCTTTGATCAGCTTCGGGTGGGAGTGGGCCTTGTCGTCGATCCTGAACCAGGGCATCAGTACTCCCCTGGGATCTCTCGGCAGGTCTTCACTTGGCGTCCCCCAGCGGCTGAGCTGCGATCTCCAGGGCGGAGAGATGCCGGGACAGGCAAGTGGTCAGGTCGGTGTCTCCGTAAGCCCCGGCGGCCACGGCGGCGGCGAGAGCGTCGTTGAGGTAGAAGTTCGCGTCGGCGACAATGCGGTTGTAGTGGCCGAGGAAGGCGCTCCGCTCCTCGGCCTCGGGCCACCGGTTCGTGCCCGCCCGGAAGCTGCGCGTCCACAGGTCCACGGTTCGCTGGCGGAAGGCGTCGGTGCCGGTGTGCTCGATCTCGTTCGCTCGCAGGCCGTGGTGTAGCTCCGTCGAGTGATGAAAGCCCGCCAAGATGGCTGTGCGCCGGATGCGGTCCAGCGAGACCCCGCCGTCTGCCAGCTCGTCAACCTGGCTCTTGATGACATTGAGGAGGAAGGAATCGGGTGGCTGCACGCGTGGGGATGCTCCATCGAGATCCATCCATGCGTCGCACCAGTCGATGGCGATGTCCGCACGCCGTTGATCGGCTTCGGCGTTCAGCGCTTCTTGGATGTCAGCCAGGCCTACGCTCGCGCCATGGATGGCTGCATTGATCAGCTCCTGGGGATCGAGGTAGCCGCCGCCGGCTTCCAGGCGGATGACGCTCTCCTGGAAGTTGGCGCGCTCTGATTCGGTCGGTGGCCGCTCGAGGTCAGTCGTCCATTCGCGGTGCCACAGTTCGACGACGGCCTGGCCTACGGCACTCATGGGGCCGACGGTCGACTCGGCGGGCGGGGACGCTATCGCTCGGGCGCGGTCCTGGAGTTCGTTGACCATGCGC
Protein-coding sequences here:
- a CDS encoding sigma factor-like helix-turn-helix DNA-binding protein, whose translation is MPLTPRQAEVLTAAASGATLAEVAAQLGTPREQVSSRLSEAYKRLGVDWRPRGQRRAAAVRVARERGLIPAPTKEAA
- a CDS encoding DUF4326 domain-containing protein encodes the protein MTTQVISLKGRIREYGPRLERAPEGLVYVGRRWTMGGWDLPAHALANPFSVKRYGSPEAAVAAYIRLLLRRPDLVAQARTLQDATLACWCAPALCHAHIDAEVADGMTREQAAARADQLERTHPAP
- a CDS encoding helix-turn-helix domain-containing protein is translated as MSTWHQTQWRHWKTADEYDVELIVREKRPVEGLTRLERVMVARGLTERRVPAGEIARIVGVTPRTVWRWRSEGFRQAA
- a CDS encoding zinc finger domain-containing protein, giving the protein MSTDWHPSAADVAATRQARKAGDFKAALRQQIADGRSRLQPGGTNWPTDGQRKDLYGITCPRCTAGPDQKCHLRTRDKTLPKPHQQRVAAWAELIASCPECQVTPGAPCRDGKWPLAAGSVHARRYQEAEGTAA
- a CDS encoding zinc finger domain-containing protein yields the protein MITFEEAGRLLGLAAARDQRIVGDADILAWHSDLNAAGVSCQDAEAALTRFYAVEMAGLEPEDRRRVTTPDVIGIARKIRNERLANFVYEPPPGDDDPHYLARLRGQLEATADGRRPAPTEQAAIEGGPHPDLAKVLATIGQPVPDEDSDTATVHRPGPLGIECPKCRAAIGRPCRTPGGKERAAHPARTGDTSDPAAEQAEMERRRAASARHLARQAEGENAADEEAAS
- a CDS encoding HNH endonuclease, which translates into the protein MAVSKRLRYEILRRDSHTCRYCGASAPDVPLRVDHVTPVALGGADTPDNLVTSCEPCNSGKSSASPDAHHVAAVSDDALRWAEAMKQAASDLRDKQSPKIAYREAFKSEWESWTRESGWKTERVELLDGWKGSLDAFYEASLPQEVWPDIIEKAMTNPTVKVDNTFRYACGIAWRMVNELQDRARAIASPPAESTVGPMSAVGQAVVELWHREWTTDLERPPTESERANFQESVIRLEAGGGYLDPQELINAAIHGASVGLADIQEALNAEADQRRADIAIDWCDAWMDLDGASPRVQPPDSFLLNVIKSQVDELADGGVSLDRIRRTAILAGFHHSTELHHGLRANEIEHTGTDAFRQRTVDLWTRSFRAGTNRWPEAEERSAFLGHYNRIVADANFYLNDALAAAVAAGAYGDTDLTTCLSRHLSALEIAAQPLGDAK